The region CCGAGCCTGGCCGAGCACCAGGGCAAAGATCTCGATCCCAGCCCCCTATCTCCTCTGAAGGGTCGGGCGCCCCTGGGCTATCCTCGAGGGGGAGCGCTAGGCTGCATGTCCCTccgttagatccctgggtccccGGGCAGAGCCTGAGGGGCGGGGTCCCCAGCGCGGCGGGATGCGCGGCCACCGCGTTCCCCCCCGAGTAGCTTCCCGAGACCGTGGGAGGGGGGGCCTGCGCCCTCCCCGGCGTTAAGTTCTCCCGCCTCCTGCTGGGCTCCGCCCCAGGGCGCCGACCCCTTCCCATCCACCCGGGGCCGCCGCATACCTGCAGCCTCCGGCGACGAATCAGGCCGGAATCGTCcatggcggcggcggcagcggcttCGGCCcccgggagggaggtgggaggcggcgGTAGCGgcgggaggagggaggcgggagggagtgAGAAGCCGCGGGgaccgcggcggcggcggctggggcgcgggggggcggggggaaccgGAGGGAGGTGGCGGGGGCGGAGCAAAGTGGGGCGGACCCGGCACCGTCACTGCGTCTGGGCGCCCGAGCCCGGCCTTGGCCGAGGCTGCCCGCTCTGGGAGAAAGGGGGAAAGCGTGGGGGAGGAGCCTCCAGATGCCCCCAGTGAAGTCAAGCTACCGTGAGACCCCCGTAAGGAAAGACGTGCCAGGGGAGAGACATGCTCGTGGGTAGGCTCCCAACGCAAGAAACACCCCAAGGGAGACAAGCTTGCTAAGATACATTCCCTATGCGGACAACTCCCTCCCCGCAGTGATCCCCTCAGAGAGACACATTCCCACGGGGAGGTAGTCCCCGCAGGGAGGTCCTCTCCAATCAGGAACTCCTTTCACCCTGACAatcatttctgaaagagatggtctCTGAGAGGTGACACTTCCTTTCAAACGCCCAGCCTCCAAAGAAGAGACATTTCTGTAGAGAAGGATCCGCGCTGGGGATTCACTTGGGGAGCCTGGTGAGAGTACCTTCAATGAAAGACCCCATAAAAGCCATAGTCTCTATGGGAAATTGCCGCCATCCACGAGACTTCATATCCCACGGAGATAGTCTCTTACAGAGTGTATCTGCACTGAGGAGACCCGTCCTCATAGGAGATGCCCCCTCAGAAGAACACTTACAGGCATATACGAACCCTCTTCCTAAGCAGAGACTCCTCGGGGAACCctgccgccccctcccccagcgaTCCCCTCCCTCATCGTCAGGATTAAGAAGCCAGGCTAGGCTGGGCTGTATTTATAGGAACGATTAGCTGGTagttggggaggggggcagcGGGAGCGATTTTCACCACTCCCCCGCAGTGTTCCTACAGCTGAGGCCAAGTCAACAATGCTTCCCAGAGTTGGAGTGGAAGCCCCCACCCCAGCGTTGACATTGGAGGGCATGGCGGGGTGGCGGCTTCCCAAGGGTCTCAGCCCATAACTTTCTCGAAGGCCCTGGAGGGCGCGGTCACTGGGCCGGAACGACCTCTGACAGTCAAAGGGAGCCACTTCGAAGTGTGCTTCTTGGTGTTCCCCAGGCGCTTTTCTACTCATCTCTGCGCCTTTGCCTGAGTTGTCTTgatctgtttctctctctgttgGCGTGTTTGTGTTGCCATCTCACCAAGTTTGTTCCTAGCACTTCTTTCTCCAAGGTCGGGACATTTCTCTTGCCCCGGATTCAGCCTGAAGCCTGGGGAACTCTCCGTGGTGCTGATCTGGAGCACTCCTGTCCGTCGTGCTGAAATTATGGGCGCAGGGTTGGGGGCGAAGGTCAGGGGAAAGGAAGGATTATCGGGAGGCGCAGCGTAGGAAATGGACAGATATGACCCACGAACACCCTGAACTACCCCAAGATGGAGTGGGTGAGGGAGAGGTCCACTGGATATTGGTTGCTGAAGCCAACAGCGTGTACCCATGCAGGGGTCAGGAGACAGTGCCTCTTGATTCATTTACTCAACaggtattgagcacctactgtgtgcaaagAAGTGGTTTGGATTTTGGGAGTACATCCATAAAAGAGACAGACAAAAACTCTGCACTAGTCCGAGACGAGAGGGAGAGAGATTGTGGTGGTAGTCTTTGCTCACAAAAACACATGCACACTCTACGAGCAccggcacacacacactctgcaaaGTTACATATGAACACGAACATACCAACACATGTGCAACAAACAGACTCGCATGCACCTATTAACACATTCTGGAAACACTCTACAAAACATACattctgaaaacacacacacatgcaaacatatACGAGGCAAACAcagaaacacatatacacacaaactgaCTTTCTGCAAACATACATCCAAACACGTACTCAGAAAACGCAGACATACCCACACTCAGCAATGCAGGCACACACAACACCTACAAACACAAGCATATGCAGGCATACACACAACCGTAACCCAAACCAAGGGAAGCTCAGGTGCACACAAAATATAGTGTGCAAAATACAGACACACTATCCTCCCAGCACAAAACatggacacacatacacacactcatgcactcaCTGGaaggctgtttttctttctttcttttagttttagtttatttAGTTTAGTTATTTTGGAGGGCTGTTTTTCTTATTGGACACTGCCACTAAACTGTCAGCTCTATGAGGATTGGGATTGTCATGTCTTCGTCAAAACATTGCATCCCCAGAAGCTGGCATAccataagtgctcaataaatgtttgttgagtgaattgaGGGAATGTTTGCAGGGGACAAAAATTCACAGAAATGTCAAAGGgggtgtgaacacacacacattttagagggagacacacacactctccacACATGATACCTCTTTATTCACTCATTGTCAACATTCATAGTCAACAACTTTTATCCACTGACTTATTCTCAGTATTTCTGCAGGATACCTACCCTCATCCTACATCcctctccccagcatttattatctGACTCTTACTCAACTGGACACACTAGGCTTGGAACATTTACAGATCTCCTTATCCAGAttttgaacatacacacacacatgcacacaaacccAAACGAGTCGCATAAACATACTCTCACACAACAAACACATATAAACTCTCagtacatacacagacacacaaacacaccctcatccaacacacacatactcttcacacatatacagagtttaAGCCACAAGCtctacataaaaacaaacacaagagtATATACACACCAGCCCCAGATCCTCTGGTCTTTGGTCACCTGGAGCAGAGGGAGGGGTGAGGGAAAGCCACTCCCCTGCATCAAACCACGCCCCTTTCAGCTGTCGCTGTTTCCTGGATTTGACCCTGAGGTGTCTCAGCAGCGGCCTAAACTCCAGTTCGACTAACAGGTGAGAGGTGGCCAGAAGTggccagaggaagaagagagggggaaagaATTGCCTTGTCTTCACAGACCCCCAGTTCCCCCGCCCTGGGGACTTTGGCTCCCAGGGGCAGAACCCGAGTCCTGCCACAGTCAAGGTTGGCTCCAAAGGTCTAGCCCTGGGTGGCAGTTCCTAAGCCGATTGTGGGCCGAGAGAGAGAAGGTGACCATGAAAGGGGCCAGCAGGGAtcaagaaggagggagggaggaaactgGGCAGAAGAGAGGATGGAATTACTGGACAGAAGAGGGGACTGGAAAATCTGGGGAGGTCCCCTTAGAGGATGGAGGAGGTTGCCTGGGGTCCTGTGGATTGGGAGATTGTTtcgggggagggagatggggaacCATGGTCAAACAGGAGTGAGATCTGCACCTGAAGGGATGGAGGGGACATGAGTCTGATGGGGGGCTACTGGGTCAGAGGCAGGTCTTGGTGGCCCCTGGGGACTTGAGAGTGTTTGGCGATTGCTTTCTCATCAGCTGCCCATTCTTTGCTCTGCCTGGCACTGTCCCCTGGCTGGGCATCAGGACAGTGCCACCCTGAGCTGCCAGAAAGGGATGACTGAATCTCACCCTGCATCCCAGATACCTCTCATCTCAGGTGGACATGGCCTGCAGGGGTCCCACTCGACCCAGGGCCTTGGCCTGGGCCCTGCAACTGACCCTGGCATGGATGCTGCTGGGGGCTTGTGGAGGGAGCCACCCGCTCCCAGCTAGATCACAGAGACACCACAGGCTGGTGACTAATCTGGGCACAGACCAGCTGCACCTGGAAGGTAAGCATTCCAGATTATGCCTAAACTCTAGCATCCAGAAACCTCAACTCAACCACAACAATGCCAGAATTTCCTTGCCAGAGGGATTTAGGGTGACTGAACGAGGCACCTGGGTCTAGTGGTGATTAAAGAGCACGAATTGCCTAGGTTCAAATTCCAACCTCAtagctgtgtgaccatgggcaagccactcaacctttctgagcctcatgtGGACCATTAAGTAAGGAGGAGAAATATCTACCTCATAGGCATGTTGTAAAGGAGCACATGTAACCATATGAGAACTTACATCGCTGCCAGAAATGTAATAAATGACAAGCTTATTTTGATTTGTGATTATTACTAATTGAAGCTGCATTTACATCCCAAGCGaagtgtatttaatttttatgtttgggAGAACTTACATAATTAGGGTCTCCCAGTTCAGAGGGACCCCAAGTCTTGGTTCCTCAGCTCTACCTGAGGACACAAGATTGGAACTCACTGGAGTCCCTTTCTCTGTGGCCTTCTTTTCCGTCAGAGATGAACCCACCAGAGGCATCGGACCCTGGGCTCGTACCAGTGCGCTGTGAAGAGCTGAGCCTCAGGTGAGTACACCCACATCGGGGGTTTCTCTGTGTTCTTTGCTCCAGTTGCCCCAACTAGGGGCCAAAGTCCCTGTGCATCCTGACCTATCTGTCCTGTCTCTCTCGATGTCCAGGTGTGAATCCTTCCTGGTACACCTCCAGGCTGCCCTTCGCAGTCGCTTCCACCTGCTGCTCTTGGGGGTACGCCAGACGCAGCCGCTCTGCTCTGAGCTCTGCGATGCCTGGTAGGAGAGGCGGTGTCTGAGGGGCGGGGCCTAAATTTTGGGCGGGGCCAAACTAGGGATCTGCCCCTTGATCCTCCGGGCACCTGAAGGGGCGTGGCCTGAGTCCAACGCCTCCAAGTCTAAGGGATGAGGCCTTGTGTTtaaggcaaggaagaaaggggCAGAGCTTGTGGAAACCCTGGCTTCTATGATTGGCAGTAAGGAGGAGTAGCCTTCCGTggagcagttttttgtttttgttttttttaagggaagGGTCTCTTGATTGAGAAGAGGAGCTAAAAGGGTGGGACTGGCCTGGAACAGATAGTCTGAGGTCGGCAAGAATGAGTTTTCAAGTGACAGGGTGCTGGGTAAATGTAGAGAATATGGGGCAGGTTGAAATATAGggaatgtggagaaggaaatggcaacccactccagtattcttgcctggaaaagtccatggacagaggagtctggcgggctgaagtccatgggattacatgactgagcatgtgtgcacgagggtggagggaaatgggttggtagcaataaagtggtagaactaaaaaaaaaaaaaaagaaagaagaaatctagGGAATGGTTTCTGTAGGAGAGTGGTTCTAAGAGGCAGGGCCTGGATCTGGTGAGAGACAAATGGGGCAAAGCCTTGGAGAGCAGGAATCCCACAAAGACGTTGCTGTGGAGCCGTTCTCCACCTTCTTCTCTCCACACACCATTCCCAGGTTTGCCACTTGCGAAAGTGATGTCACCTGCAGCCCGACTTGGCTCCCACTCCTAGAAAAGAGGGGCTGCGAGCCTGGCTGCACTACTTATGGGCAGGTGAGCATGGGGCAGAGGAACCACGGAGGAGACTGACACCTACCCTTACGGTGTCCTGAGTTAACACGTCTAGGTCCCGGAGTCTGGACTGGCATGGTACACCGaaaacccccactcccacctttccccttccACAGCCTGGTCTCCATAGTAAGGTATATCTGTAGCATCCCTAAGGGCCACTGAGCCCAGATTTGCCCTCTCCCTAACCGCTGCTtatcttgtggctcagatggtaaagaatctgcctgtcaatataggatacctgggttcgatccctgggttgccaagttcccctgaagaagggaatggcaacctactctagtattcttgcctggagaattccatgagatagaggagcctggcggatcaCAGTccgaggggtcacaaagagtcggacacaactgagcgactaacacacacacacacacacacacacacacacacacacacacgatggtctctgctctaggtccatccacagtCCAGGGGAAGGCCCAGAAACCGGAGtctccttccccaaggcctcAGTCTTAATCCGGTTCTCCCCCCCGCTGGAGCCCCCTGAGGCCCCCCGTAAGAGCTCGCCCTCCCCATGGCCTCACCCCCACTATGGTCCTGTCCCCCAGACTCCCGGGAGGACCCAGAAGTGGGAATAGCCTACCCTAAGATCTCGCCACAGCCCCCTGGGTCTCTGGATTCCACCCACTCAGATCCTGAGTCCACTCCTTCGCCCCAGACTTTTGCAGACGGAGCGGAGCTTTGCCGCTCGCTTCTGGGCGACGCGCTACCGGTGGCGGATCCCGGCTCTGATCACTGCCTCAACATTTCCGTCTCGATGTTGCCGCGTCCCAGACATGCACGAAGGGCCCGGGGAACCATTTTCAGGCGCTCCCGCCGCTCTCGCACCGGGGTCCTGGACTCCGCGAGCAGCGGGAGTGGCAGTGGAAGTGGCAGCGGCCCCTAGGGGGCGCCCGGCCCTAAATGGAAGATACgcttcctctcccccacccccgaccccgcccctgcccctcAAGACCGCCAGCGTCCCACCCCTGTCCCTCACTGCCTTCTAGTTTTCAGAGTCCCATCCTTCCTCCCAGGGTCCCCAAAGACTCGCCCCTCCCCAGATTATTTGAGAAATAACCCAAGTGTATTAATagttcattttttccctctaCCATCTAAATAAACTTTCCAGTTAGAGCACGTGATGTGACTGCTTCTTGGGGGAAATGGTGGAAAGGATAGTTACCAGAAAGCGTCTCTTGAATCCTCAGGTCCTAAAGTTAGAGCGACTGATTCGTGTGAGCATGTAAATGAGGGCTGGTCTATACCCTGGAGCATCTCACAACTTGGAATATTCGGATGCCAGAAATGGGGAAGGGATCCAGAAGAAGGACTGACAAGGAGAGGTGTGCTCGCCCACAGGGTGCCACCAGTCCCACCAAGCTTCTTGATTTGTACATACCTCCCGACACCCTTTTATGACATTCACCTCTGATTAAGAAGCCCCAGAGgtgtcttctttccttcctccatttCTCTCAAATGCCACtcctggggacttctctggtggtccagtggttaagactctgagcttccattgcagggggtccatcccctggtctgggaactaagatcctgcacgctTCGAGGTTCAGCCAAAACAAATGAAATTCCTGGACCTAAAGCAAAGGACTGGACTCAGACTCATGATTTGGGTTGTAAGCATTAGTCTTTAATCCTCCTCCTTATCCACAGGAGAGAGAGTTTCCTCACCTGGAAAACAGGGGCAATAtcccttttgttgttcagtcaccaggatcctgttcagtcatatctgatgcttttcaaccccgtggactgtggtatGCCAGGCTCCATGgttctatctcccagagtttgctcagattcatgtccatggagtcagtgatgctatgtaaccatttcatcctctgccacccccttatccttttgtcttcagtctttcccagtatcagggtcttctccactgagtctttgcatcaggtgaacaaagtattggagcttcagtttcagttcttccaatgagtattcagggttgatttcctttaggattgatatCCCTTTAGGATATCTCTTTTACTTCTGTTCAATAGCACAAGATTGGTGGATGCCTCGTGtatccaggcactgtgctaagataTATCAGGCCCATTCCTTGCCCCCAAGGAAGATGAAATAGCATAAGTAAAGTGTCCTACTGAGAGAGTAGCAGACTAGCATCTTTCAGATGCCAGAGACAAACTCAGTTCAAAGTgcctttagggacttccctggctatcCAGTGGTTGAGCccctgcactttcactgcagaagGCATGGACCTGatccagttggggaactaagatcctgaggcatggccaaaaacaaaagtcAGCCTTTAGCCAAGACAGTGATAAGTTTCAGGAATAGCTGTATCTGGGTTCGTAAATGATGTTAggaatctgttttgttttgctttctcttgGCTGTACTCTGAGTCAGGATCTCCTCACATTAGCAAAGACGCACCAGCAACTCCATGATTTTATGGAAAAAATGGGCCTACTTCTCTGTAAAACCAACAGTTTCCAGGGCTGGCTCTCATTGATCCACTCTCCTCATAAGCCTATCACTAAAGTCAATAATTGTGTCAGGAGAGATGCTGTGCTCTCTGACCTAGGTTTTGTTTGTACCTAAAGTCCATGGTGAGATGCATTCCATCTAAGCCACGTGAACTGATGTATGGGGGAGCGGTTGCCTCCTCCTGAAAGAAATTTAAGGGCTGCAACCAGAAGTGGAAGGAGTGCTTGTCAGGGACAAGCATGTCAGTGCTTGTCATGGTATATTGACCACAGAGAACAGTGGCTATGACTTTGACTCTGTAGTATATCCAGCTGGGTTCAAACCTCAGTTCTACCATTTACTCATTCTGTAACTTTGGGCATATTGCCCAGCATttatgggcctcagtttcttcatctgtaaaacagggatcatAATTGTTCCCCTAATAGGGTTATTGGGAGaactaaatgagttaatacaagtTGTTATGGTTATGCAATACTGTGTAACAAATAACTCCAAACTTAGTGGTGTAAAATAACCATTATTATCTTTCATGGTTCTGGACTTTCCCTGGGCTCAGCTGGATGGCTCTCTCATTCAAGTTCTCTCATGCCACTTCAGATCGTGGATAGGACTGGAATCACATTCATGTATCTGGTGGTTAGTACTGGCCCTTGCCTTGAACCTCAGCTGGGGCTGTTAGCCAGAATAACTACACACGATTCATCCCAGTGGCTTGGGCTTCCTCATAACAAGGCATTGGGTTCTACAGGTACGTGTCCCAAGAAAGAGAGTCATGTGGAATGTGGAAGTTGTCTCACTTTTGATTAGCAAGTCGTAGAAGTCAGTgttggaattccctggctgtccagaggttaggactcagcactttcactgccagggcctgggttcgacccctggtcagggaactaagatcccagaagccatgcagtgtggctaaaaaaaaaaaaaaaaaaaaaaaaaggtcacacAGTGTCACCTCTGCTTTCTATTCACTGAGTCACTAAAGACAGCTCTTATTCTACGCTCCACCTCCTAATGGTAGGGATGTcaaataaaatgcttagaaaatgGCAGGCATGTAAttaacactcaataaatgtagaCATCATCCATAATCACCATTGTTGCTGATGTTTTATATGCACTGCTATTGTGACAAAGAGAAACAGGCATTTAAGGAAGAGGAGTGAGGTAAGCCTTTGAAGGAGCGCCAGCCAGGCCATGGGGAAGTGCATTCCAAGGAGGCCTGAGGGCTTCAGGTTCTGGGAACTCCCAGCTGCTCAGAAAGCCTGGAACAGAGCACGGAAGTTGGGGTCAGAACATGGAAGGCCCTGAATGCTAGGCAAAGGCACTTAGACCAGTTACTGAGGGGTGTGAGAGCCACAGGTCTAAGTGGAGGGGGGGACGCAGGGGGGATGATCCATTCGACTGACTCTTGCGGGCCACCAGCAAGCAAGCCAGGGGAGGGTGAGACTGGAGGACCTCGGGACAGGAAATGAAAAATGGGTAGAAGGGAATGAATGAGAGGGAATCAGAGGAATAACCCACAAGGCTGTATTGAGGAGTGTGGGAGTGATCATCTG is a window of Muntiacus reevesi chromosome 1, mMunRee1.1, whole genome shotgun sequence DNA encoding:
- the RTBDN gene encoding retbindin codes for the protein MACRGPTRPRALAWALQLTLAWMLLGACGGSHPLPARSQRHHRLVTNLGTDQLHLEEMNPPEASDPGLVPVRCEELSLRCESFLVHLQAALRSRFHLLLLGVRQTQPLCSELCDAWFATCESDVTCSPTWLPLLEKRGCEPGCTTYGQTFADGAELCRSLLGDALPVADPGSDHCLNISVSMLPRPRHARRARGTIFRRSRRSRTGVLDSASSGSGSGSGSGP